A stretch of Rhizobium sp. TH2 DNA encodes these proteins:
- a CDS encoding extracellular solute-binding protein produces MKTGRKVLAAAAMLLASTAMAYADGELQIYNWGNYTSPDMIKKFETENKVKVTITDYDSNDTALAKIRQGGHGFDIVVPSQNYVPIWISEGLLLETDPSKMPNFKNVAKQWADPPFDPGRKYTVPWAMGTVGTVVNTDVYKGDINTWAIVFDTPDELKGKVNVVPEMNDVIDAAVLYNGGKKCTGDLTILKKVRDTLVAAKPNWVAMEYGTINKMVAGDFAASSDWNGSALRQRLQKPSIRYGYPKEGFVYWSDNVGVLKDAKNVENAKLFQNFMMDPENAGMNSGFHRYANGIDGSDKFMPSDMKDAPEVNVPEEFAKNGVQSETCPPEVQALYTKIWTELQK; encoded by the coding sequence ATGAAAACGGGTAGGAAAGTTTTGGCTGCGGCAGCGATGCTGCTGGCCTCCACGGCGATGGCATATGCCGACGGCGAACTGCAAATTTACAACTGGGGCAATTACACCAGCCCCGACATGATCAAGAAGTTCGAGACGGAAAACAAGGTCAAGGTCACCATCACCGACTATGACTCCAACGATACGGCGCTCGCCAAGATCCGCCAGGGCGGCCATGGCTTCGATATCGTCGTGCCCTCCCAGAATTATGTCCCGATCTGGATTTCCGAAGGCCTGCTGCTCGAAACCGATCCGTCCAAGATGCCGAACTTCAAGAACGTCGCCAAGCAATGGGCCGATCCCCCGTTCGATCCCGGCCGCAAATACACTGTTCCGTGGGCGATGGGCACCGTCGGCACGGTCGTGAACACCGACGTCTACAAGGGCGACATCAACACCTGGGCCATCGTCTTCGACACGCCTGATGAGCTCAAGGGCAAGGTCAACGTCGTGCCCGAGATGAACGACGTGATCGATGCGGCCGTGCTCTATAACGGCGGCAAGAAATGCACCGGCGACCTGACGATCCTGAAGAAGGTCCGCGACACGCTTGTTGCCGCCAAGCCCAACTGGGTCGCGATGGAATACGGCACGATCAACAAGATGGTTGCCGGCGACTTTGCCGCTTCGAGCGACTGGAATGGCTCGGCACTTCGCCAGCGCCTGCAGAAGCCTTCGATCCGTTACGGCTATCCGAAGGAGGGCTTCGTCTACTGGTCCGACAATGTCGGCGTGCTGAAGGACGCCAAGAATGTCGAGAATGCCAAGCTCTTCCAGAACTTCATGATGGATCCGGAAAACGCCGGCATGAATTCGGGCTTCCACCGCTATGCCAACGGCATCGACGGCTCCGACAAGTTCATGCCATCAGACATGAAGGACGCGCCCGAGGTCAACGTGCCGGAGGAATTCGCCAAGAATGGCGTTCAGTCCGAGACCTGCCCGCCCGAGGTCCAGGCGCTTTACACCAAGATCTGGACCGAACTGCAGAAGTAA
- a CDS encoding histone deacetylase family protein, producing MKTVYSPRHHGHSGNTELVAGAIVPAFEMPSRAEFVLSRVKEVNLGPVLEPDEHDLSTAAKVHDKAYLDFLPTVYARWKAEGRDGTALPFTWPTRGLRGDKLPEHIDGQLGFYSFDGGCGHVEGTWDAIKSSHDVALTAAGFVHSGERAAFALCRPPGHHAGHNFMAGYCHINNAAVAAQWFLDQGAKRVSILDVDYHHGNGTQEIFYARNDVQVINLHADPMQEYPYFLGHADEKGQGAGEGFNLNYPMRWGTDWETWSAALDDGCRKLAEYAPDVVIVSLGVDTYEKDPISKFKLKIEDFPKIGSRIAGLGLPTLVVMEGGYAVADIGTNAVGVLTGFEGG from the coding sequence ATGAAGACTGTCTATTCACCGCGCCATCATGGGCATTCCGGCAACACCGAGCTTGTCGCCGGCGCCATCGTACCGGCTTTTGAAATGCCGTCGCGCGCGGAGTTCGTGCTTTCGCGTGTTAAGGAAGTCAATCTCGGACCGGTTCTCGAACCCGATGAGCATGATCTGTCCACCGCCGCCAAGGTGCATGACAAGGCCTATCTCGATTTCCTGCCCACTGTCTATGCGCGCTGGAAGGCCGAGGGCCGCGATGGCACCGCGCTTCCCTTCACCTGGCCGACGCGCGGCCTGCGCGGCGACAAGCTGCCCGAACATATCGACGGCCAGCTCGGCTTCTATTCCTTCGATGGCGGCTGCGGCCATGTCGAGGGCACTTGGGACGCGATCAAATCCTCGCATGACGTGGCGCTCACCGCCGCCGGCTTCGTCCACAGCGGCGAACGCGCCGCCTTTGCGTTATGTCGTCCGCCCGGCCACCACGCAGGCCACAATTTCATGGCAGGTTATTGCCACATCAATAATGCCGCCGTCGCCGCCCAGTGGTTTCTCGACCAGGGCGCCAAGCGCGTCTCGATCCTTGATGTCGATTACCACCATGGCAACGGCACGCAGGAAATCTTCTACGCCCGCAATGACGTGCAGGTCATCAACCTCCACGCCGACCCGATGCAGGAATATCCCTATTTCCTCGGCCATGCCGATGAGAAGGGCCAGGGCGCCGGGGAAGGCTTCAACCTGAATTACCCCATGCGCTGGGGCACCGACTGGGAGACATGGAGCGCCGCACTCGACGACGGCTGCCGCAAGCTGGCCGAATACGCGCCCGATGTCGTGATCGTCTCGCTCGGCGTCGATACCTATGAGAAGGACCCGATCTCGAAGTTCAAGCTGAAGATCGAGGACTTCCCCAAGATCGGCTCTCGCATCGCCGGGCTCGGCCTGCCGACACTGGTCGTCATGGAAGGTGGCTACGCCGTCGCCGACATCGGCACCAACGCGGTCGGCGTCCTGACTGGCTTCGAAGGCGGCTGA